The genomic window TAGTCAGTGTGGATAATTGACAAATGTCAGTGACATCAATAGTACTGTATACGTTTATTCACCTGTATGTACTGTACTTATAATAGTGTAAATGTACAGTTAATAAACTGTTGAAGTGTTCAATTAACGGCCAGTGGGATCTTGGCGTCTTTCATGTCTTTGGGACTCTTACTTTTAAAAGCATTTACACCCTGTACTTTATCTGTCATTCACTGAACTGTAAGTGTTTTGTTAATGAGTAACAAACATAGTACGTTTTCGGTTTTTAAAACTTGTCGCTCTTGCAGAGAGAGAAATGTATAGTTGCTTGTTTCACACTACACTTTATTAATCCAGAAAATCTCTGTGTTAAGAAAATATTTAACACGAAGATTCGCCGAATCAAGTGATGCTAAAAATTCACAGGATTGTACTGTACTTATAGTGtaaacgtacatgtacagttcATAAACTGTTAAAGTGTCCAATTAACGGCCAGTGGGATCTTGATGTCTTTGGGACACGCGCTTTTAAGTGTTTGTACCCTTGTACTTTATTTGTTATTCACCGTAACAAACGCAGTTCCCAATAATTTTTTGTAAttctctctctctagtcgaccgaggTACAGTGTAGGAATCATGTTGTGATTTGCCCATTCTTGTCTATctctcattaaaggcactggacactattggtaattactcaaaataattgttagcataaaaacttggtaaccagcaatggatagctgttgatagtgtaaaaccttgcgagaatcggctccctctgaagtgtcataattgtttagaaagaggtaatttctcactcaaatatcaaaatatgtattcaggcctgaagctttctgaggcatctgaaaacacaaacaTGTGAAGCAACAAGGGTataaagtgtttttctttcattattctctttcaactttgttgagcaattgagtcaaaattttcacagattaattaatttaatgcacttttatgttgggatacacctagtgagaatactggtctttgacaattaccaaacgtgtccaatgcctttaatcaaTTCTTTCAGGCAAACACTTATTCTGTCGATGATAAAAAATAATTGGAgaaaatttagtgttgtggagTGGGAAGGGTTATAATTTTTCCAGTTAAAAAAACTTTATAATGATACATGTCTGCCTATCGTCTGTCTTCTGTCATACTGAATCTGGACGTATGTCAGTCATATCGCTAATGGTCGGTAACAAAACCCTCCCGACCCCTGCATTAACCTTTTGACCTCCACCTTTATCTTGTGGGGATACAAACCACTTCCTTCCTTTTGGGTTATTTTAGAGGTAGTTGAACAGATGTGGTCATAAGATGGCATGATCAAATACAGTAAGTGAAGACTGTTTTTCTACTGTAAAGATTACTTGCTATTAAAGATAAATTGTACATGGACAATTGGATTACTTTATTGTccacattaaaaataaaaataagtataatttgttttacccttacactgatgtgtatttaGCACAGTACCTTGTGTATGTACATACTCGGTACGTTCCTGAGTTCCTTAAACAAGTTTCAGGCAAATCACTCAAtcggattcaaacccacaccctttGCATTGCCAGAACAGACTTCTTACCACTAGACCTTCGAGTTAGCCCGGTGGCTACAGGCAGTTCAAGTCCAATGTGTTAGCAGTGGGTACTCAATAATTGAatgaatgttttattatttgcatcATGGATAaagattataatttgtttttaccctttacACAATAATGTTAAAGGAAGATTACAGAATTGGTTCTTGCTAACAAAgcagttgctgacagtgtaaagcgctttatgtaatccatcataaacataaactgacaaacctgtagaagtttgagatcgatcggccatctgggtctcgAGAGAATCatgaaaaaacgattacaaattttgcaatgaataaaacgcccactgagcgataaactccaaacgcgaaattagattatttatttctcatcaaatatgacatttcagacagaaatatttcaagggatgttttctactatcatcattattagaccgtgtaagttttatgtaaatctgtcatcttcacgatttttgttttttaccaattctgtaaagttcctttaagcactgtatactctgtactttcccgaattctgtgaaaaaaaaatccatggtCAAATCAGTTGGGTgggtttccttcttggatggtCAGACCATTTGGTTGTGACAGGTCCTTGTTTCTCTCTACTCAGATGAATAGTCTCTCCAGATGCCagataaattaaaaattatactGGAATTTATATTGCGCCGCATAACAATGATCATTTCAAATGAACAGAATGGGAGCAAAAGATTTAAGAAacaagactggtcaccaggccagtgcccacCCCACAGTATAGGGATATGTGATTGTCTGTCCTGCTGTTAGTAACAGCGAACTAAAAGTTACTTTCTACATGTAAGCAAGCTTAACCTTGCTGGCATCGGTAACGCTTTGATCTTTTCAGGAGTCAGACACCTCTAGCCCTACCTTTGTAAAGAATCTAAACTATTAACTGGCAAGACCACCAtagaaggaaaacaaacaacagacaAATAAGACACAAAAACCAAGCCCAGTGCCTCATGCCCTGAAGAATGATGTCAGTATATAGAGTgatgaggtacatgtagattgCAGTGAAGTTTGGCAGTTGTCTATGGCTTAAGGTGTCGACTGTGGACAACACACCTATTGGCAAATTGCTACTATCAGACAAGGCCACTGGATTACCCAAAGAAGCCAGACTTCAGGCATGTAATcagacatgatattcttccaTTCTGATTTTTTTTGGTCAGGCCTCAAAAATAAACCCAGGGCACCCAcatcaataagcctttttgagatatggcggacacaatgctacaacactaaaaggtttgggtaaatttgtgcgtattgaccatagaaatattctgtgttattcagtgaagtgtgcatttttgGCGATGCAGGAGTTTACAcaaaacctaatgaccaccaacattgTGAGCGTGGCATAAGTcgcgccgcgtgtgacgcgcgtatcacgtccgccatacctcaaaaaggcttattgcagTGGTGCTATGGCaatgtgcttttgctgtggtgccctctgcaaggttcatTCCCCATAGAAGTGCCTCTTAGGGACCATGGATAAACTATGTCACGGGAACGACCGCGTCGCGACGCGTTCCTTCGCGtgacaaattgaacaaaagaaaatctACGGAGTGGAACGCGTTCTTCTCAACCACCGAGTCTTGAGGAAGACCCACTGTATAACAAAGGAACAATGGTGAGGCCGAAAACCACTGTGTAGTTATAATCGGCTTATCTGGGTAGATATAAACCCAAGTTGTTTCCACTGCAATTTACGTAAACTGTcgtttcaataaataaacaacaaccaaagATCCATGTTAATTATAACAACTGTGTCTCCGGTCTAGTTTATATTTTGACTAGTTTAGTTAATAATATTGCATCTTTGCACGACCGCCATGCAAAATAATCCCCCAAAATacaacagaataaaacaaaatcaataagaaaaacatcttacattaaacagtaaaactatacctttttttttttacatccaaggtatccaaaatgtttcatttttgaacaATGAAGCCAACACGTTATGTAGTTTTTCTTAAACACGCTAAATATTCTCAAGAACTGCTGAAAATTCACCACGTTGTTGACATGCCCAAGGTACCAGCAACGGCGCCAATGTTCTACGCTGGTTAGTATTGCAATTTTCGGACACCAGATTCTCCCGAAAGTCTCAATCTCAAGGCGGTTGTAACTAATTTCGTAAACTGTTGCGCATAATTTTTTCCAACGGAGGGCGGCTCTCCCGCTATCATATTGTTAAGGAaagccctctagcgttcaatgtttcttgcattATAGTGCGTTGCACGCAAAGTATCAAGACTACTAGGCCGGTATATTGAAAACAGTGTGTGTGAGTGTGTCGCTGGATatagtgtgtttgagtactaCGATGTAATtttgcgttgtgttttgtgtgattgcGAGCCGGTCAGCATGATTTCGCGGTACCTTTATGAACAAATCGTGTAAGTGTAATCATCTCTGTAAACACGGGTCCTAATGTTATAATTAGATGTAGATACAAAATAAGTTGGcgatgatttcaaatttaagaataATAGTCACCACTTCAACTTGTTATGGCAGTAGCATATTATTGTATTGGCTTTGGTAAACTCGAGGGTTGGCTGTACATGGACATCTCCAATCCATTGTCTGGTGTATACCTGAGCTAGACCGCAAACACTAATCCTTCACCCTTTCGTGGCTTACTTGTGAGCTGCCTTGTCCAtgtaatctgaacaacaaaaggcACCAACAATAGAGTTCGATAATGAGGGACCTTAAAAATCAGTGAAGCGCTTAATCCATCTTGGGACGGGCGCGTGACAATTTTGGGACGGACTCGTTCTAGAACGAGTCTGACCGCGGGCGGCCGCGTTCTTAGTTTATCCATGGTCCCTTATAACACCAGAAGGAAATTACTGTTTCCCTTCAATTctagagcaaagttcaaggcctgtttTGTCCCTCAAAAAATCGGTAAAATTGTTAATAAATTGCCTGAAAGTTGTGTAAAACCTATGTACAAGGTCGGCCCTTTGTACTTAATGAAATTGTCCTTTACTAATACTTTATTCAGCGGGCCAAAGTGCGTACATCATGCCTGCTTGTAATTTAATTTGCCAGTATTTTATCCTGGTTTGAGGTTTGTTTTCCATGTAGGTATGTACATATGTAGAATGTTTTTCCCCTGATTCCACTTTGCTTTCAAAAATTCTACTACCAAGGAGGAAATGCACAGCCCATTTTATGTTCGAACTGTATGATTTAAATGGCTCTGCCAATACACAGTACTTATGAGAATAAGAGAAATATTTGACTGGTCTGAAGCGCTGCTACCTGGCTATAGGCTTGACCCATAATCTATctgttttcttcctccatggtgtcaGAACCACACCATGGTGGTAACAAATAGCTTCTCACTCACAGAACAATATTCTAGCGCTTACGTGTATTCCTGTGTTAAAATAAACTTTCATTCTTTGCTGCCTTGCAAATAAACATCCCCAACTTtctactgtttttatttttacgcttCCTGGACATCAAAATAGGTCTTGGCATTAACAGTGTTCTACGGGAAATCCtgtgcaggggtggatttcacaaaggtagtcctaatttaggactagtcctaggcaatgctagtagataggactggtcctaagttaggaccagtaactcatcctaacttaggactggtcctatctcttagcattgcctaggactagtcctaagttaggactacctttgtgaaatcctcccCAGGGCAGATAGTAAAATCTTACGTGTGTGCGTATGGATTGATGAGCATATGGACATGGcgtgtgttatttttttcaattggcATGTGGTCCACATACATGACAGGAAATGGGATCTTGTGAAATCAATCCCTGGGAAATGATCATAGAGAGAGCGTCCTCATCTCGCATTGAGTAATCCGAGCTAGTTCTAGTTTTATAGGCAGTACATGTAGGCGGGACTCGTACAGTACTGTATGAATTGAAGACAAGAATTATATCACCTGTCACTGACAAGACTTATCATGGAcgagccatcttgtttttctattattcAAGGTTATGGACTTTTATCCTAGGTCCAGTTTCATAAAGATGCTTAATCAGAGGAATATGCTTTGCAGTTTTTGCTAAGtgaaaataagcaggatacaagtcacattttgtacataaaaaaaaacttattctggtgagcataatgttgttgtgcttagcaactttttgtgctgtaaagcagctcaatgaaattgggcactaaTGTGACCATCTCCAATCTGaaccaatgtttaaaaaaaatggaaatttaacTTTCAGTTGAGCTTGAAAAACGAACTTGAGACTTGTTAAACAAACCTTAAATTCAAAAAGGGAACTTGAAAAACACTTGGGAAAACACTTGAAAAACACTTGAAACTCTCTACTACTGTTAAGCTGTAGTTTGTTTGTAACTCTAAAAATCAAGTGACACAGTGTGCTTGTGtatagcccctttcacactacaCTTTCATCTGGAGCATCTTAGTGTTATAGACAAATTGAACACAGGTATTCGCCGAATTAAATGGAGCGTTCTCACAACACTTTTCAGGGCTACAAGTTCTCTGGATTAACAAGCCCCAAATTGGCTTATTCCAGGTAAAATTTAAACCTGCCCTGGATATGGgttaaccatggagcaataaactatctagtttattgctccatgagttaaaggcagtggacactattggtaattactcaaaataattattagcataaaacctttcgtggtgacgagtaatggggagaggttgatggtataaaacattgtgagaaacggctccctctgaagtgcaatagtttttgagaaagaagtaattttccacgaatttgatttcgagacctcagatttataacttgaggtctcgaaatcaaccatctacatgcacacaacttcgagtgacaagggtgttttttatttcattattatctcgcaacttcaacaaccaaatgagctcaaattttcacaggtttgttattttatgcatatgttgagatacaccaactgtgacgactggtctttgacatttaccaatagtgtctagtgtctttaacccaCACACCTCAGTGTTACTGTACAGGATGAAATTGGGTCAACATTTTCTACAGGTGTTATTATAGTGTGAAAAGAATCTCTTGGTCAGTTTTAAATCCATCTAGAAGACTTTTTACACTGGACGCTAATTTACCGAGGTACATGTAGTGTGAAAAAGGCTAACATATGTCATAAACAGTAATACGATAACACCAAACAGGTTGGAAATGTCATTTATCATAGCTGTAATCTGACCTGGATAATGGCTATGACAAAATAGGAAATGGTTTTAAGATGTGGTCTTGGAAGGGTCTGGCATTCTTGTGTAGATTCAACCTTGCTTCATGTTGCAAAGAAAAATTGATGGCAAACACACATCCACGCAATACCCTTAATACTGATTGGACTCCCCATAAACATACTCAAATAGAAAGTTAGTATTGTgtgttgtacaatgtatttattttcccaTGATATTTGTTTATATCCATAGATTCTCTGATACAACCAGCGGGCCTGACTCTACCGGATGTTTGCAACTTGTGGGACACTTAATACTCCAACCTCCTTCCATTAATCATCATCAGgattttggttccagagttaacGAGGCCTAGCAACGATTGAGCTCCTAGCCAGGCATCAACACAGAAATACCATAGCAGCCCTCCACGGATTGATGACAAATTGCAGCACTTTAATATCGGGCAGTTTCTTACTAGTCCACTTTTAGGACAAGTCTGTAAATCATTCTGGAGTCTTATCACTGCAGTATCACAAAAGGAGTTTGGTATAGAAAAGCAATGCTGGAATGAAATTGAAACTGATTATAATTACGTAGGACTGGCGGTTAGAGTGGTGGAAATTATTTGAAGTTAGCCTGTGAAGAAATTCATTTTATCAGACGGAGCTAATAGGGTGGATTTACTGTCGCATGAGTCATCATTTTTGCTGGATTAGGGCGGGCTATTCAGACATCAAGGAGAGTGCATATTCATGGAGATAAATGGACTCATTAAAATTGACTCTCTAAAGCTGAGACCATTGCATGAGTGGTATTCGACTTCACTTGAATCTTAGTGAGAGGGGCTTGGATCATCGACAGGTTTATGATTCCGTGAATCGTTTGTAATGTTTAGGATGGGTATGACTTGCTCATGTGAACACTTGGTTTGCGTTGATAGTTTGGGTTTGTACCGAGGAGGTGTTTTCATGACGAGAAACGTGAGGTAACCGGTGATGGAGTACCAGCTAAGAAAGGGCCACAATGGAGGTGGCCACCACCCAACGCTGAGATACTCGTGCGATTTTGTACGTTGGATCAAACGGAACGGAATCCTGATGAGGTTGATCATGCTGATTGCAATCCTAACCATCAGCATCCCGCTCGTTActcattattatttgagtaacgCCGACGCCCCGGCCAGCGTCAGTCGACAGACCCTGCAGGTGTCCATGGAGAACGTCCACGCCATGAAACCGCAGGAGCTCAAGGTTCACCTGGAGGAGTTACACCGAATCCGGAGCTCTGTCCAGCACGAGTTGCGCGGTCTGGAGGAGAAACGCAAAGACATGCAGAATAAGATCGATCAACTCACGAATCTCATCACCACCAAGACTCAAGAAACTCGGAACTCTCAGGATAAACTAGACAAGGTGAACTTTGAGATCGAGCAGAAACGCAAGAACTACGAGGAGGTGATGCAGCGTGCTATGCTCTATATTGGagcacccaagcagatcctacCTCAGTTGGATGATAATGGTGATGTGGATCCACCGCAAGCAAGTTCAAAATGCCGACAACATAATTGCTTTGATTATTCGCGTTGTGCGCTCACGTCACATTTTCCTGTTTACATATACGCCATGGAGGATGTAGTGCTTTCTAAGAGACCAGTGGATTATTTCATAAGGAGTAGCGTTGCGAATGTTATGACAACCAACCCCCATGTTACTTTCGATCCTAATATTGCTTGTGTATATCTTGTATTAATCGGTGACACCGAGGACCATTGGCAGGGCACCAACAGTGTTGAGTTGGAGGCTAGCCTTCGGAAGCTACCATTATGGAAGGGGGATGGCAGGAATCACGTTTTGTTGAATCTTGCGAGAAACGTTTCGATGAAAAATATACTTTATAGCATCAATACAGATCGTGCAATTGTGGTGCAGTCGAGTTTTGACAACTCTCAATTCCGGCCAGGGTTCGATATCGTTGCCTCGATGCTTTTAGGGAAAGAATCGGGATACGACTGGAAAGAGACCCCGTCCCACCTTCCCGCTAAGAGAAAAATTCTGATGTCTTTCGAGGGAGTTTTATCGCCGTACACTAACAGACAATTTGACCACACCCATGTTGGGGTTGAGGACGTCGTCATGAGTCGACGCCTAAAAGAAGTCAATAGAACTAAAGCAAACTCAGTTAGTGACTTTATCACGGAAGAACTTCTGAAGTTGAAAGGCATACAAGGGGGGGAATTTTATATTGAGTTTAATTGTCCGCCTCTAAACGCAGACCCATCGACAGTGGATCTATCGGAATGGTGGATTTGTAGAACCAAAGAAAGGCTTAGTATTTTAAAACAGTCAACGTTTGTGTTGATCATAGCACCGGATGATCATATCGTATCATCCACCATGATACAGAAGAGACTATTTGAAGCATTAAAGCATGGAGCGATTCCAGTTATCCTGGGAGAGCATGTTCATCTTCCCTTTAGCGAATTCATCATGTGGAACAAAGCTGCAATCATCCTACCGAAGGCCCGGGCTTCAGAGCTTCACTTTTACCTCAAGACAATCCAAGATAACGATATCTTGCTGTTCCGACGCCAAGGTTGGTTCATCTGGACCACGTACTTGAGCTCCACCAGCGCCGTCATCAACACCATCCTAGCGACCCTAAGAACCAGGCTATCCATCCCAGCGAGTATCATCCGGGATGAGCAATCACCGAGCATCTTCCCAAGCGGCATCCCACCGAAGCAGAAACAAGTCCAGAGCATGATGCCGGAATCAGATGACTTCTTCCCACCTCCTGAACTCCCCTATCCCTCCCTCAAATACCTCCGCAATTTCACCTACAGCACCATCAATCGCGATACGTCATGGAACAACGTCCCTGGTCCTTTCAACCTCTTTCCCAACACCCCGTTTGATCCCCTTCTCCCCTCAGACGCCAAGTTCATCGGGTCGGGGCTTGGGTTCCGACCGATTGGGAAAGGCTCTGGAGGCACTGGGAGGGAGTTTCAAGAAGCTCTCGGAGGTAACGTTCCTGGAGAGCAGTTTACGATCATCATGTTGACTTATGAGAGAGAAGTTCTACTCATGACTTCATTGGAGAGATTGATGGGGTTGCCGTATCTTAACAAGGTAAGATTAGTCGGAATTAGGCTGTT from Asterias amurensis chromosome 17, ASM3211899v1 includes these protein-coding regions:
- the LOC139949628 gene encoding exostosin-like 3 — translated: MEYQLRKGHNGGGHHPTLRYSCDFVRWIKRNGILMRLIMLIAILTISIPLVTHYYLSNADAPASVSRQTLQVSMENVHAMKPQELKVHLEELHRIRSSVQHELRGLEEKRKDMQNKIDQLTNLITTKTQETRNSQDKLDKVNFEIEQKRKNYEEVMQRAMLYIGAPKQILPQLDDNGDVDPPQASSKCRQHNCFDYSRCALTSHFPVYIYAMEDVVLSKRPVDYFIRSSVANVMTTNPHVTFDPNIACVYLVLIGDTEDHWQGTNSVELEASLRKLPLWKGDGRNHVLLNLARNVSMKNILYSINTDRAIVVQSSFDNSQFRPGFDIVASMLLGKESGYDWKETPSHLPAKRKILMSFEGVLSPYTNRQFDHTHVGVEDVVMSRRLKEVNRTKANSVSDFITEELLKLKGIQGGEFYIEFNCPPLNADPSTVDLSEWWICRTKERLSILKQSTFVLIIAPDDHIVSSTMIQKRLFEALKHGAIPVILGEHVHLPFSEFIMWNKAAIILPKARASELHFYLKTIQDNDILLFRRQGWFIWTTYLSSTSAVINTILATLRTRLSIPASIIRDEQSPSIFPSGIPPKQKQVQSMMPESDDFFPPPELPYPSLKYLRNFTYSTINRDTSWNNVPGPFNLFPNTPFDPLLPSDAKFIGSGLGFRPIGKGSGGTGREFQEALGGNVPGEQFTIIMLTYEREVLLMTSLERLMGLPYLNKVIVVWNSPKPAAPDIIWPEIHVPIKVVRTKRNSLNNRFLPYDEIETEAILSLDDDAHLRHDEILFGFRVWRENREQIVGFPGRYHAWDVNQNNGFLYNSNYSCELSMVLTGAAFFHKYYAYLYSNIMPQVIRDKVDEYMNCEDIAMNFLVSHVTRKPPVKVTSRWTFRCPSCPEALSKDDWHFKERHKCMQFFTRIYGYMPLLYTQFRVDSVLFKTRVPHDKQKCFKFV